Below is a window of Malus domestica chromosome 13, GDT2T_hap1 DNA.
aagtaaccctattaatttagtttaaataataaattatgtttggccatGATTTTTTGTTACATGGCTATGTTTGGTCTATGACCATTTGGccccctcagttggagatggtaagaaatatagcatgacactattcattaaaatattaagttATTGGAGAGCTATAGGGCTAAAGAGAGCCTTATGGCCCTCATtcaattggagatggccttatgcTTTCACTAGATAAGAACTCATGAGCTTGGGTTGCTTTGCGAACTCTATGTCACTGTTCAGAGTTGAGTTCTTATTGGGATTGAGATCCGGAGCCAGTACGGGTCTGGCTTCTGGGTAATTGGGGGAGATTCAGGCGCATCCCATTGCAATGTTCCGATGGTGGTGAAGGCAATTGTCGCGATCGTGTTCACCTTTTCTTGCAACTGGCTGATTGAGTCCATCACTTTAGTGTTTGTCCCCAAAACACAGGAAGCAACCATCTTCAAAGGAGAATATCCAGTAATACGGCCAAAGTTATGTAGTTTTAGCAAagttgaagaaagttgagattcaATCATAAATCTAATTAGCAATATAAGGAGTagctcaacctcttataagccatTACAAGGTTTATCCTTTCACCAATGTAGaactcttttaccttcacattcTCACAAAAATTACCCTCTTACTACCAGATGATGTGACGATTCGCATGTCATATGTTCGATCAATATTTAACAAGATAAAATCATTTATTAGAGTTCCCCTTCCGTTGAGAGATTATTTGAGGAATACCTTATAgtgtttattttataatttttttcaacaGTTCAAACCGTCTATATTTTAGTACATTATTCATAAACTATTTATAAATAGAttagacaaattcaaaattttaaagacATTTAATTTtagtgaagaaataaattgatatagttttaaaaaaataattatttgaccacatggtttcggttttggatATTTATGGGATATTTTTTTTAGATATAATGTTTGAGGAAAGATCTAAAGAATGAGggttgaatcgttgaaataCGTGAAGTAGACTCTACTAAAATTCTATAAAATAAGCTTATTTGAAAAAGGTAAtgtagggagaccaaattttttaaaccaaatgatgtggttgtagataattggatttttaattaattgtcaattaacaTGCTTGTTTCTTATTGGTGGCACGTAATTTGGTtctcaaatttggtttaaaaaattcgatctccctaacattacccttcgAAAAATCCCTTCATGAAAGGGGATTGTCATTTATTTATATCATGTTTCACATATTATTTGTCACATGATACAAGTATGTAGTAAGGCTCATATCACTCTagtttaaacttaaactcactcctttattttatctcaCTCCTCCCCTCTCcctccaaatctatctctctctcttcttatttctctctcattttttttacttttttgtctCTCATCCAATCCGCTCTTTTCATTCtctcggttctttctctcactcatttatctctctatctcctccgatcttctctcttttttctctttccttcaatcatctcttattttctttcctcatctctcctttttcttcctctctcctctttctccctctcttgcgaCCCACTCTTTTTAGATTtatttgtctagtttaagtcgtaagatttaaaaattttaaattgcaaaccaatcaagtttttgagtcttaaaaaaaatattttcaagaaatgttcttaaaaaatattttgagaaatgataaaaaaattcaaatatgataCCAAACAGATcgtaaatttgcaaactaaataatatgtCATTAATAAGAATaaacacgtttatcaacgtttaagtaataaattaatcatcaacttttatatattttttctaattttttacaaatttaatttttttaatattaacctttaataaaatataatttcatatgaAAAAGTTAAAATGCATTCGTGCGTTATAAGCATAAGAGGCCACATTCAAGTGTAAAGTCACTCCCCATTCCAAACTTTAACCCTCGGGCACGTGGCAATCTCAGGAAGCCGCTTAAGGGAAATGACATTAATGCGCATGTGCAATCATAGCATCACGCGCGAGCGCATCAACGACAAACCCAAAAAGAAACCAACTGAAGATTGAAGAACAAACGAACAGTGAAGACTccgtgagagagagaaagagatgacGATGGgaacgacgacgacgacgcaGGCGTACGGCGAGCCGTGGTACTGGGACAACCGCTACGCCAACGAATCAGGGTCGTTCGATTGGTACCAAAAGTACCAATCTCTGGCTCCGCTGATCAATCTCTATGTCCCTCGCCATCCCAACCAACGCAACCGCATCCTTGTCGTCGGCTGCGGCAACTCAGGTACGTGCTCTGCCTTCTCCCTGCACCCGCACTCACCCGATCAGATCTCCCATTTGATTCACATTCCAAAGGAATTGGTTCCCAAAACGCAGCGTTTAGCGAGGGGATGGCTGATGATGGGTACGAGGAGGTGGTTAGTATTGACATTTCATCTGTGGTCATCCAAGCTATGCAGACCAAGTACTCGAATCGTCCGCACCTCAAATGTACGTATGTTTTTTTCTAtcatttaaatttgatgtttttatggcttatttatttgtattttggttaattttcccttaattttgtttattaataattaattagatttgcAAATGGATGTTCGAGATATGAGTGCTTTCGAAACTGCTTCCTTTGATGCAGTTGTTGACAAAGgtacttcatttttcttctaatcgtaatttgttaattatattttcaatacATTTTTTGTTACGAGCGATATTCGactttaaactaatctaaactGCTAGTATTATTGGAAGTCGGTAGCACttcccctctaggcaatgtggCCACTCCCACGTCTACCTCTGCATTTGTTACAATAACATTGCCGTCCAAACATAATTGAACATTCATTTTTGCGAAATAATgctgattttgatttttttctcgCAGGAACTCTAGACTCTCTTTTGGTAAGTGCTGATAACCCGTCTGCTTCGTTCTTGTTTGTTTTATCTTTGTTGaggatttttatttatttttctgttgtATCGATTTTTTTTGTGCCAAGTGCGGAAGTAATTCGCGGCAAAATGCTACCGAGATGCTTGAGGAAGTTTGGAGGTGCGTTAAGACTGTTTAATCGGTAAATGGAATTGTTCTAAgcttttggttttgtttattttcttgatTTCGTTCACCATATATTGAAGCAGTTGATACAAATTATAGGGTCCTCAAGGATAAAGGAGTCTACGTTCTGGTAATGTTGCTTGTTCTTTTGTTCTCTGCCTATGATTTCGATATACCTTCCCTTCCCCCTTCCAGCCCGCCCGCCCGCCCGCCCTCTTTTTTCGTATTCTTGTTTTGCATTTTGTGTGTATCCATAACTTGTCTCAAACATGCTGCTGCAGATCACATATGGTGCCCCGTTGTATCGTTTGCGTTTGTTGAGAGAGTCATGCTCGTGGATGATAAAACTCCATGTCATAGGTTTTGATTAAGTCCTAACTTTACTTGTAATGTCGTTTTGCAATAAAAATGTTTTGTGACGTTTGGTCTTTTTGTTAGATATTGACTGTTGATTTCTCTGTACCATGTATGCAGAGAAACTTTCCTGCGAAGATAAATCAGAACCTCCAATTTGGGATCTGACCAATCCTGTTCCTctaaatgatgatggaagctCAACGGAGGAATTGCTGGGAAACAACCCTGATGTCCACTATATTTACGTTTGTACGAAGGTTGGTAGAAAGAAATTTCCTATCTTAGCACTTTAGAAATTGCTTTTCAGTTGCTTATTACGAACATAAAAGACGTGGCTTTTCAGTTCTGATTCTTTAGTTTTGTGTACACACAGGCATGAGAGAAGTTTAGTTCTTTAAGATAGGTTTGAGGTGTACATGTGACTATAATTTGATTTCATTTCCCTTCTTCTTTTGGTCAGGATGATTCTTTGTAAGCCAGGCCTTAAGCATGAACTGTCAGTCGATTGAGGAAGACGAGAATCTTCAACCTCGTACGATTCCTTTCCCTGTACCTGTATCATTACATATATTGAAACTGATGATTACAGCTTCTACTATGTTGTCTGTATAATGCTGGACCATAAGCCGAGCGTCTAATTCGTCATAACTTGTCTGCAATTCTTTGATATCTTGAAGTTAATATATTGAAACTGGGAACACTAAACAATGTACGGTGAAGTATTTCATTATTTTCTACATGATTTTGACAGTGGAAAAAAATTATACGAAACTCTGTGCTGGTTTGGTTTCTTACTTGAGATGAGTTTCCGTAGTTACTACTCGGTTAACAAGAGCGGAAAACCCGACTCAGTAGTCAACGGAATGCCCAAAATTTAGCTGAGGTTTACAGTACAGGGGAGCCATGGCTGCCCTAACCCATGACTGCTGCAACTTGCAGTCGTGGCTTGTGATACGAGCATTTTAtttggagtaggattctctcccctcctcttcTTTTTGAACCGTCATGATTAAGCCGCTTAAGTTGAATTTTCAGTTAACAGCTTGTTCTTATCTTCAGTAGCAGTTGAGTTTTCAGTTACAAGATCTGGTGAAATTGACAGTGACttgttggtttggttttttgctTTAAGACTTTTTGGTCTGTAACCTACAAGTAAAATAAAGAGCATGtgaagaaattgaaataaatggAGAGTGAGAATTTTTGCCGTTCACCGGATCCTCGTGTTTACTTATTAGCATTTATTATGTGATGAGTGATACATATCGAAGGGATATAGAATTCTCTGACGAGGAAAAGACCCTCCACAAAAGTATTTAGAACGGAATCAACTCTCAATCCTGTGAAACGAGAGTAAAAATAACAATAAGGGGCAGATTAAGAGCTAGCTTTTGGAGAGAGGTTTCGAagttgtcacctctttcagcattGAAATATAAGTACCGCTAGATTAAGAGCTAGttgataattttttatgaattaaGACGTAAATTTGAAAGTGACAAGATATTACCACCAATCAAGCTCGATCCAGGCACTCATCTAACTAGTACTTAATAAAGAAAAtgacttcttttttttccacCTCTTTATGTCTAACGAATCTTCGTCGAACTATAGCATTCCCTTTTACTTTCTAGTTAGAAACGACACGGACTCAATCTTCATACTATCCTTTCCTTGGTTTTTCTCAATTCAATCATTGTAATTATAAAAGCACAAAAGATTTGAAAAACAGCAAAATAAAATTACCAATAAGATATTCCATTTCGATTCATTCGATCTGACTACCAAAAATTGaaaggtaaaaatgagtgtggatTATACACCAGAACCCAgacactcttgttaatttttgtcattttcttgaattcattcgatctgacaatcaaaaattaaaaaaaaacaatgtaaaaaataaaaataaggatgTGGATAATACAATTCTAGAGTAACAACACGCGTCGTGCGAAAACCAAAGAACACGTCGGATTAGTGTAAACGCAAAGCCATTCCACATTGACTTCCAAtccctatctttctctctccctcgctCCGATTCGtttctctttccttttattttattagtgCTTTTCACACGCTTcgctttccctctctctctgccaAGGTACGTTTCTTGAACCGAAACCTCATTCCCCAGTCCCTCcctccccccctctctctcgcgACTGATTGGCTGAAAGCATTCGCCATTTCTCCCTTTCGGTTCTTGTTTTTCGATTTTGTTTGCGAACAGAGCAGAAATTGATTTTCTGCAATTTCTGGATTTGTATTTTGGTTTTGCGTTTTGTTGTGCGTGGATTGGTGGTGGTAAtcacagtctctctctctctctctctgtctcatgAAATCTAGGGTTTATGCGAGCTCGTCATGGCTGATACCAGGAGATACGCCCCCAATCAGCATCTAGGTCAGCTTTCTCTCCGTCTTCTCTTCATTTCAAGTTTTGTTCTGTCAattttctttatgtttttttggtttaaaattcggatttttcaattttttttttcaatacttAACTCGACAATAgttgttttcatgaatggctgtgatt
It encodes the following:
- the LOC103430747 gene encoding uncharacterized protein, whose product is MTMGTTTTTQAYGEPWYWDNRYANESGSFDWYQKYQSLAPLINLYVPRHPNQRNRILVVGCGNSAFSEGMADDGYEEVVSIDISSVVIQAMQTKYSNRPHLKYLQMDVRDMSAFETASFDAVVDKGTLDSLLCGSNSRQNATEMLEEVWRVLKDKGVYVLITYGAPLYRLRLLRESCSWMIKLHVIEKLSCEDKSEPPIWDLTNPVPLNDDGSSTEELLGNNPDVHYIYVCTKDDSL